One window from the genome of Streptomyces sp. NBC_01476 encodes:
- a CDS encoding YggS family pyridoxal phosphate-dependent enzyme, translated as MNDPRAARAAELAAHLARVEERIATACEAGGRDRKDVTLIVVTKTYPASDVRLLAGLGVREVAENRDQEAAPKAAECADLPLGWHFVGQLQTNKARSVVGYADHVHSVDRLRLVGALSTAATAAGREVGCLVQVALDAGSGERGERGGVAPDAVGELADAIAAAAGLRIDGVMTVAPLAGEYAGQPRAAFDRLMDISSRLRETHPAANMVSAGMSQDLEHAVAAGATHVRVGTAVLGVRPRLR; from the coding sequence GTGAACGACCCCCGCGCTGCCCGGGCAGCGGAACTCGCCGCGCACCTGGCCCGGGTGGAGGAGCGGATCGCCACCGCCTGCGAAGCCGGCGGCCGGGACCGCAAGGACGTCACGCTGATCGTGGTCACCAAGACCTACCCGGCGAGCGACGTCCGGCTGCTGGCCGGCCTCGGCGTGCGCGAAGTGGCGGAGAACCGCGACCAGGAGGCCGCCCCCAAGGCGGCCGAGTGCGCCGATCTCCCGCTGGGCTGGCACTTCGTGGGCCAGTTGCAGACCAACAAGGCCCGTAGCGTGGTCGGATACGCTGATCATGTGCATTCCGTCGACCGGCTCCGGCTGGTCGGCGCCCTCTCCACCGCGGCCACCGCCGCGGGACGGGAGGTCGGCTGCCTGGTCCAGGTCGCCCTCGACGCCGGATCCGGCGAGCGGGGCGAACGCGGCGGGGTGGCACCCGACGCGGTCGGCGAACTCGCCGACGCCATCGCGGCCGCGGCCGGACTGCGCATCGACGGGGTGATGACGGTAGCACCGCTGGCCGGCGAGTACGCCGGGCAACCCCGAGCGGCATTCGATCGGTTGATGGATATCTCATCCCGGCTGCGGGAGACTCATCCGGCTGCGAACATGGTCTCGGCGGGGATGAGCCAGGACCTCGAGCACGCGGTGGCGGCCGGAGCGACACATGTACGCGTCGGTACGGCGGTGCTCGGAGTCCGTCCGCGGCTCCGGTAA
- a CDS encoding DivIVA domain-containing protein yields MPLTPEDVRNKQFTTVRLREGYDEDEVDAFLDEVEAELTRLLRENEDLRAKLAAATRAAAQNQQQGMRKPEQQDRPVPAAISGPQPVQQQMPQQMGPPQLPGGAPQLPPGPSGQQGPGPMGQHPMQQQGHPMQQGGMGPGMQQQGPMGQHPMQQQGHPMQGPPGMQGPGPMGQHPMQQQGPGPMGQHPMQQQGPGGDSAARVLSLAQQTADQAIAEARSEANKIVGEARSRAEGLERDARAKADALERDAQEKHRVAMGSLESARATLERKVEDLRGFEREYRTRLKSYLESQLRQLENQADDSLAPPRTTPPPAPSLPSASSMTGSMGGNSMSGMAPAGAGAMGHNGSGPSYGGGQGMGHGPGPTYGGQQQMSPAMTQPMAPVRPQGPAPLQQAPTPMRGFLIDEDDN; encoded by the coding sequence ATGCCGCTGACCCCCGAGGACGTTCGGAACAAGCAGTTCACGACCGTCCGCCTCCGAGAGGGCTATGACGAGGACGAGGTCGACGCCTTCCTCGACGAGGTGGAGGCGGAGCTGACCCGACTGCTCCGCGAGAACGAGGACCTGCGGGCCAAGCTGGCCGCCGCGACGCGAGCCGCCGCGCAGAACCAGCAGCAGGGCATGCGCAAGCCGGAACAACAGGACCGGCCGGTGCCCGCCGCCATATCCGGACCGCAGCCGGTGCAGCAGCAGATGCCGCAGCAGATGGGGCCGCCCCAGCTGCCCGGTGGTGCACCGCAGTTGCCGCCGGGGCCGAGCGGCCAGCAGGGTCCCGGTCCGATGGGCCAGCACCCGATGCAGCAGCAGGGTCACCCGATGCAGCAGGGCGGCATGGGCCCCGGTATGCAGCAGCAGGGGCCGATGGGCCAGCACCCGATGCAGCAGCAGGGTCATCCCATGCAGGGACCGCCCGGTATGCAGGGTCCCGGTCCGATGGGCCAGCACCCGATGCAGCAGCAGGGTCCCGGCCCCATGGGCCAGCACCCCATGCAGCAGCAGGGCCCCGGTGGCGACAGCGCCGCCCGCGTCCTGTCGCTCGCCCAGCAGACCGCGGACCAGGCCATCGCCGAGGCGCGGTCCGAGGCCAACAAGATCGTCGGTGAGGCGCGCAGCCGCGCGGAGGGCCTGGAGCGGGACGCCCGCGCCAAGGCGGACGCACTGGAGCGGGACGCGCAGGAGAAGCACCGCGTCGCGATGGGCTCGCTGGAGTCCGCTCGCGCGACCCTGGAGCGCAAGGTCGAGGATCTGCGCGGGTTCGAGCGGGAGTACCGGACGAGGCTGAAGTCCTACCTGGAGTCCCAGCTGCGCCAGCTGGAGAACCAGGCGGACGATTCGCTCGCCCCGCCGCGGACGACGCCGCCGCCGGCGCCGTCGCTGCCCTCCGCTTCTTCGATGACCGGTTCCATGGGGGGCAACTCCATGAGCGGGATGGCTCCCGCGGGTGCCGGGGCGATGGGGCACAACGGGTCGGGTCCGTCGTACGGCGGCGGTCAGGGCATGGGGCACGGCCCCGGGCCCACATACGGAGGGCAGCAGCAGATGTCCCCGGCGATGACGCAGCCGATGGCGCCGGTACGGCCGCAGGGGCCCGCGCCGCTGCAGCAGGCGCCGACCCCGATGCGGGGATTTCTGATCGACGAGGACGACAACTGA
- a CDS encoding cell division protein SepF, translated as MAGAMRKMAVYLGLVEDDGYDGPGFDPDDEFEPEMAAPPSGRTVPEPERVPRRQHVPAPVQHQPPQDEPPRLIHAPAPREPRIAPVASITPERHTLEKNAPVIMPKVVSEREPYRITTLHPRTYNEARTIGEHFREGTPVIMNLTEMDDTDAKRLVDFAAGLVFGLHGSIERVTQKVFLLSPANVDVTAEDKARIAEGGFFNQS; from the coding sequence ATGGCCGGCGCGATGCGCAAAATGGCGGTCTACCTCGGCCTCGTGGAGGACGACGGATACGACGGACCGGGTTTCGACCCCGATGACGAGTTCGAACCGGAGATGGCGGCGCCGCCCAGCGGCCGAACCGTCCCCGAGCCCGAGCGCGTTCCTCGGCGTCAGCACGTCCCGGCGCCGGTCCAGCACCAGCCGCCGCAGGACGAGCCGCCCCGGCTCATTCACGCCCCGGCCCCCCGCGAACCGCGGATTGCCCCAGTGGCATCCATCACACCCGAACGTCACACCCTGGAGAAGAACGCACCGGTGATCATGCCCAAGGTCGTCTCAGAGCGAGAGCCCTACCGGATCACGACTCTCCACCCCCGGACCTACAACGAAGCCCGTACCATCGGGGAACACTTCCGTGAAGGTACGCCGGTGATCATGAACTTGACGGAGATGGACGATACGGACGCAAAGCGACTTGTCGACTTCGCGGCGGGTCTGGTCTTCGGTCTTCATGGGAGCATCGAGCGGGTGACGCAGAAGGTCTTTCTGCTCTCGCCTGCTAACGTCGATGTCACGGCGGAGGACAAAGCCCGGATCGCCGAGGGTGGGTTCTTCAACCAGAGCTGA
- a CDS encoding YggT family protein, protein MDIALQVLWIALACFFAVLLFRLVMDYVFQFARSWHPGKAMVVVLEGTYTVTDPPLKLLRRFIPPLRLGGVALDLSFFVLMIIVLILLQVLGGLRG, encoded by the coding sequence ATGGACATCGCACTCCAAGTGCTGTGGATCGCACTTGCGTGCTTCTTCGCTGTCCTGCTTTTCCGATTGGTGATGGATTACGTCTTCCAGTTCGCCCGTTCATGGCACCCTGGGAAGGCGATGGTCGTCGTCCTGGAGGGCACCTACACTGTCACGGACCCGCCACTCAAGCTTCTGCGGCGGTTCATCCCGCCGTTGCGTCTCGGGGGCGTGGCGCTCGATCTGTCCTTCTTTGTACTGATGATCATCGTGCTCATCCTGCTTCAAGTACTGGGGGGCTTGCGAGGATGA
- the ftsZ gene encoding cell division protein FtsZ → MAAPQNYLAVIKVVGIGGGGVNAINRMIEVGLKGVEFIAINTDAQALLMSDADVKLDVGRELTRGLGAGANPDVGRKAAEDHREEIEEVLKGADMVFVTAGEGGGTGTGGAPVVANIARSLGALTIGVVTRPFTFEGRRRANQAEDGIAGLRENVDTLIVIPNDRLLSISDRQVSVLDAFRSADQVLLSGVQGITDLITTPGLINLDFADVKSVMSEAGSALMGIGSARGDDRAVAAAEMAISSPLLEASIDGARGVLLSISGGSDLGLFEINEAAQLVSEAAHPEANIIFGAVIDDALGDEVRVTVIAAGFDGGQPPPKGSRDRVLNPYPARDEAAPAGDVRNDSPRPAPSYPRIGDLPLAPAEPERETEPVAETPTPTHQPVVPPARPYQDSAAEELDVPDFLK, encoded by the coding sequence GTGGCAGCACCCCAGAACTACCTCGCAGTCATCAAGGTCGTCGGCATCGGCGGCGGTGGTGTCAACGCCATCAACCGGATGATCGAGGTCGGTCTCAAGGGCGTCGAGTTCATCGCGATCAATACCGATGCACAGGCCCTCCTGATGAGCGACGCCGACGTCAAGCTCGACGTCGGCCGTGAACTGACCCGTGGCCTCGGCGCGGGCGCCAACCCCGATGTCGGCCGCAAGGCCGCCGAAGACCACCGTGAGGAGATCGAAGAGGTGCTCAAGGGCGCCGACATGGTCTTCGTCACCGCGGGCGAAGGCGGCGGCACCGGCACCGGCGGCGCCCCGGTGGTCGCCAACATCGCCCGCTCACTGGGTGCGCTGACCATCGGTGTGGTCACCCGCCCCTTCACCTTCGAGGGCCGTCGCCGTGCCAACCAGGCCGAGGACGGTATCGCCGGACTGCGGGAGAATGTCGACACTCTGATCGTCATCCCCAACGACCGTCTGCTCTCCATCTCGGACCGCCAGGTCAGCGTGCTGGACGCGTTCCGCTCCGCCGACCAGGTGCTGCTCTCCGGTGTGCAGGGCATCACCGATCTGATCACCACCCCCGGTCTGATCAACCTGGACTTCGCCGACGTCAAGTCGGTGATGTCCGAGGCCGGTTCCGCGCTCATGGGCATCGGTTCGGCCCGCGGCGACGACCGGGCGGTGGCGGCCGCCGAGATGGCGATCTCCTCGCCGCTGCTCGAAGCGTCGATCGACGGCGCCCGCGGTGTCCTGCTCTCCATCTCCGGCGGCTCCGACCTCGGCCTGTTCGAGATCAACGAAGCCGCCCAACTGGTCAGCGAGGCCGCGCACCCCGAGGCCAACATCATCTTCGGCGCGGTCATCGACGACGCGCTCGGCGACGAGGTCCGGGTCACCGTCATCGCGGCCGGCTTCGACGGCGGGCAGCCGCCGCCGAAGGGCTCCCGGGACCGGGTGCTCAACCCGTACCCGGCCCGCGACGAGGCCGCCCCGGCCGGCGACGTACGGAACGACAGCCCGCGGCCGGCGCCCTCCTACCCGCGCATCGGCGACCTGCCGCTTGCCCCGGCCGAGCCGGAGCGGGAGACCGAGCCGGTCGCCGAGACCCCCACTCCGACGCACCAGCCCGTGGTGCCGCCGGCCCGCCCCTACCAGGACTCGGCCGCCGAGGAACTCGACGTCCCGGACTTCCTGAAGTGA
- the pgeF gene encoding peptidoglycan editing factor PgeF: protein MIGHRTAVDGAHFAFTDRWGGVSAVPHDSLNLGGAVGDDPAAVHANRDLAAGALGRDPARVVWMNQVHGRDVAVVDAPWGTDPVPAVDALVTRRTDLTLAVLTADCVPVLLADPSAGVAAAAHAGRPGLVAGVVPAAVGTMVAQGADPARITAVLGPAVCGKCYEVPAAMRDDVAAVVPEAYAETSRGTPAVDVSAGVRAQLARCGVRVTQAPAVCTLESADHFSYRRDRATGRLAGYVWLDGLR, encoded by the coding sequence GTGATAGGGCACCGCACAGCAGTGGACGGCGCGCACTTCGCCTTCACCGACAGGTGGGGCGGGGTGAGCGCCGTTCCTCATGACAGCCTCAACCTCGGCGGCGCGGTCGGCGACGACCCGGCCGCCGTGCACGCCAACCGGGACCTCGCCGCCGGCGCGCTCGGCCGCGACCCCGCCCGGGTGGTGTGGATGAACCAGGTGCACGGCCGGGACGTCGCGGTGGTCGACGCCCCCTGGGGCACGGACCCGGTCCCCGCGGTGGACGCGCTCGTCACCCGCAGAACCGATCTCACCCTCGCGGTGCTCACCGCCGACTGCGTACCGGTGCTGCTCGCCGACCCGTCGGCCGGGGTGGCGGCCGCGGCGCACGCGGGGCGGCCGGGACTGGTCGCCGGGGTGGTACCCGCCGCCGTTGGGACGATGGTGGCGCAGGGCGCAGACCCGGCCCGGATCACCGCCGTGCTCGGCCCCGCGGTCTGCGGCAAGTGCTACGAAGTGCCCGCCGCGATGCGTGACGACGTGGCCGCCGTCGTACCCGAGGCGTACGCCGAGACGAGCCGGGGTACGCCCGCGGTCGACGTGAGCGCCGGCGTACGCGCTCAACTCGCGCGCTGCGGCGTGCGGGTGACACAGGCTCCGGCGGTCTGCACGCTGGAGTCCGCCGATCATTTCTCGTACCGCCGGGACCGTGCCACCGGCCGGCTCGCCGGCTATGTCTGGCTGGACGGACTCCGGTGA
- a CDS encoding cell division protein FtsQ/DivIB, with amino-acid sequence MPRPATAAPSARSTAPAGAAGTGRRGGTPRGRLVLAGLVVLSVLVGGGTWAVYGSSLFAATTVSVSGNRELTTDQIKRAAAVPLGGPLFSVDNGAVRERLLKALPRIGAVQVGHSWPHTVTVKVTERTPSAVLRSGSEFTEVDRAGVRFATVGRAPAGVPLVQLTPVQSASLLHFGTTRLLQSAIAVAGDLPDSVRGQATAIRVRSYDGITVELNRGREVVWGSAQEGSRKAAVLTALMKAEPHAGHYDVSAPTAPAASGS; translated from the coding sequence GTGCCCCGACCAGCGACCGCAGCCCCCTCCGCCCGGTCCACCGCCCCGGCAGGGGCGGCCGGGACCGGGCGGCGGGGCGGGACACCGCGCGGACGGCTGGTGCTGGCCGGGCTCGTCGTGCTCAGCGTGCTGGTGGGCGGCGGCACCTGGGCGGTGTACGGCTCCTCGCTCTTCGCGGCCACCACCGTCTCGGTCAGCGGCAACCGCGAACTGACCACCGATCAGATCAAGCGGGCCGCCGCCGTACCGCTCGGCGGCCCGCTCTTCTCCGTCGACAACGGCGCGGTGCGCGAACGGCTGCTCAAGGCCCTGCCCCGGATCGGCGCCGTCCAGGTCGGGCACTCCTGGCCGCACACCGTGACGGTGAAAGTGACCGAGCGAACGCCTTCCGCGGTACTCCGAAGCGGCTCCGAGTTCACCGAAGTCGACCGTGCCGGAGTGCGATTCGCCACCGTCGGCCGGGCACCTGCCGGAGTACCGCTGGTGCAATTGACTCCGGTGCAGTCCGCGAGCCTTCTCCATTTCGGAACAACGCGCCTGCTGCAGTCGGCGATTGCGGTCGCCGGCGATCTTCCCGATTCGGTACGGGGCCAGGCGACGGCCATCCGGGTACGTTCCTACGACGGGATCACCGTCGAACTGAACCGCGGGCGCGAGGTGGTGTGGGGGAGCGCGCAGGAGGGATCGCGGAAGGCCGCCGTGCTCACAGCGCTGATGAAGGCCGAGCCGCACGCCGGCCACTACGACGTCAGTGCCCCCACCGCCCCTGCCGCGTCAGGGAGTTGA
- the lspA gene encoding signal peptidase II: MTEAERTITTPGTPDEAAGRTDPSPYAATPEAAPESAPEPAPESASEAAARSGAGSPSGAAGADAAGDAAEDPSENAGSDTAAGTDGGGLGAEQAAGSGARRDPAARRRRIAVLIGVAALAYLLDLLSKLWVVHSLEHHDPIDVFGHYLRFDAIRNAGAAFGLGQGMTIVFTVIAVGVIAVIVRLSRRLYSMPWAVALGLLLGGAFGNLTDRVFRAPGGFQGRVVDFIAPEHFAVFNLADSAICCGGVLIVLLSFRGVDPDGTKQHG; encoded by the coding sequence GTGACGGAAGCGGAGCGCACCATCACCACACCGGGCACGCCGGACGAGGCGGCGGGGCGCACCGACCCGTCGCCGTACGCCGCCACTCCGGAAGCCGCCCCGGAAAGCGCTCCGGAACCCGCTCCGGAAAGCGCCTCGGAAGCCGCCGCACGGTCCGGGGCGGGCAGTCCGTCCGGAGCCGCCGGCGCGGACGCCGCGGGGGACGCCGCCGAGGACCCGTCCGAGAACGCCGGTTCGGACACCGCCGCGGGCACCGACGGAGGCGGCCTCGGGGCCGAGCAGGCCGCCGGCAGCGGCGCCCGCCGTGACCCGGCCGCCCGCCGGCGGCGGATCGCGGTCCTGATAGGGGTCGCCGCGCTCGCCTACCTCCTCGACCTGCTCTCCAAGCTCTGGGTCGTGCACAGCCTGGAGCACCACGACCCGATCGATGTCTTCGGGCACTACCTGCGCTTCGACGCGATCCGGAACGCCGGCGCCGCCTTCGGTCTCGGCCAGGGCATGACGATCGTCTTCACGGTGATCGCGGTCGGGGTCATCGCGGTCATCGTCCGGCTCTCCCGCCGCCTGTACAGCATGCCCTGGGCGGTCGCGCTCGGTCTGCTGCTCGGCGGCGCCTTCGGCAACCTCACCGACCGCGTCTTCCGCGCTCCCGGCGGCTTCCAGGGCCGGGTGGTGGACTTCATCGCGCCCGAGCACTTCGCGGTCTTCAACCTCGCGGACTCGGCGATCTGCTGCGGTGGTGTGCTGATCGTGCTGCTCTCCTTCCGCGGTGTGGACCCGGACGGCACCAAGCAGCACGGCTGA
- a CDS encoding TraR/DksA family transcriptional regulator, which produces MAAEKTVRGATKKKAPAAKAARKKPAANAAGGKPAGRTAGSGTEAEAAGAGPAADGSTTSPAGTGAGRRSPARKDTAKKAVKKAPAKKAPARTAAAGKAAAAKKTGARKVAAKKTVADSAATSGSPVPAARIAAQPGTLAVLPGEDPWTPEEVEEARSDLLAEVERLKSELVASEAAVAGLMRDSGDSTGDEADTGSKNITREYELALAANTRETLSQADHALQRLDEGTYGLCEVCGNPIGKARMQAFPRAVLCLDDKQRQERR; this is translated from the coding sequence ATGGCCGCAGAGAAGACGGTGAGGGGCGCGACGAAGAAGAAGGCGCCGGCCGCGAAGGCGGCGCGGAAGAAACCCGCGGCGAACGCCGCGGGCGGGAAACCGGCGGGCAGGACCGCCGGGTCCGGCACGGAGGCCGAGGCCGCCGGGGCCGGACCGGCCGCCGACGGCTCGACGACGAGCCCGGCCGGCACCGGCGCGGGCCGGCGGAGTCCGGCCCGCAAGGACACGGCCAAGAAGGCCGTGAAGAAGGCGCCAGCGAAGAAGGCGCCGGCCAGGACGGCCGCGGCCGGGAAAGCCGCGGCCGCGAAGAAGACAGGAGCCCGCAAGGTGGCAGCGAAGAAGACCGTGGCCGACTCGGCCGCGACATCGGGGTCCCCGGTCCCCGCCGCCCGTATCGCGGCGCAACCGGGCACCCTGGCCGTCCTCCCCGGCGAGGACCCCTGGACGCCCGAGGAGGTGGAGGAGGCCAGGTCCGACCTGCTGGCCGAGGTCGAGCGGCTGAAGTCCGAGCTGGTCGCGTCCGAGGCAGCCGTCGCGGGCCTGATGCGGGACTCGGGGGACAGCACGGGTGACGAGGCCGACACCGGCAGCAAGAACATCACCCGCGAGTACGAGCTGGCGCTGGCCGCCAACACCCGCGAGACGCTGAGCCAGGCCGACCATGCCCTGCAGCGGCTCGACGAGGGCACGTACGGTCTCTGCGAGGTGTGCGGGAACCCGATCGGGAAGGCCAGGATGCAGGCGTTCCCGCGGGCCGTCCTCTGCCTGGACGACAAGCAGCGGCAGGAGCGCCGCTGA
- the ileS gene encoding isoleucine--tRNA ligase — protein MNTPSQPQYRQVPAQVDLPALEHEVLALWNERKTFARSVEQTEGLPDWVFYEGPPTANGMPGAHHIEARVFKDVFPRFKTMQGHHVTRKAGWDCHGLPVELAVEKELGFTGKQDIEAYGIAEFNAKCRESVTRHTDAFAELTERMGYWVDLEDAYRTMDPSYIESVWWSLQQIFGKGLLVQDYRVAPWCPRDQTSLSDHELAQGYENIVDPSVYVRFPLTSGPLAGQAALLVWTTTPWTLVSNTAVAAHPDVTYVVATDGTEQLVVAEQLVGKALGEGWTPTGQTFTGREMERWTYQRPFAFVDIPDAHYVLNAEYVTTEDGTGLVHQSPAFGEEDLKACRAYGLPVVNPVRLDGTFEPEVPLVGGVFFKKADEALVAELAATGRLFRHVPYEHSYPHCWRCHTALLYYAQPSWYIRTTAVKDALLRENERTNWYPENVKHGRYGDWLDNNVDWALSRNRYWGTPLPIWRCADGHLTCVGSLTELSELTGADQSGLDPHRPFIDAVTFPCPTCSATATRVPEVIDAWYDSGSMPFAQWGYPYRNKDVFERTYPAQFISEAIDQTRGWFYTLMAIGTVVFDRSSYENVVCLGHILAEDGRKMSKHLGNILQPIPLMDQHGADAVRWFMAAGGSPWAARRVGHNTIQEVVRKTLLTYWNTVAFQALYARTAGWAPSAADPALGERPLLDRWLAGELNVLVRDVTQALESFDTQRAGKLLSAFVDDLSNWYVRRSRRRFWQGDAAALRTLHDVVETVTRLMAPLVPFITERVWQDLVVPVVPDAPDSVHLASWPEVAADRIDPALSERMHLVRRLVELGRATRAESGVKTRQPLSRALVAAAGFGELSEELRAQVAEELNVSTLASLSEVGGSLVDTSAKANFRALGKRFGKGVQAVAAAVAAADAAALSADLREHGKATVTVDGDVVTLTPDEVIITETPREGWSVASDSGATVALDLDITPALRLAGLARDAIRLIQEARKNSGLDVADRIAVRYGAASPELASALSAHAGLIAEEVLATDFAEGAPAPDFGPAFTDEPLGLTFHLRKS, from the coding sequence ATGAACACCCCGAGCCAGCCGCAGTACCGCCAGGTGCCCGCACAGGTCGACCTGCCCGCCCTCGAACACGAGGTGCTGGCGCTGTGGAACGAGCGCAAGACCTTCGCCCGCTCGGTCGAGCAGACCGAGGGCCTGCCGGACTGGGTCTTCTACGAGGGCCCGCCCACCGCCAACGGCATGCCCGGCGCCCACCACATCGAGGCCCGCGTCTTCAAGGACGTCTTCCCGCGCTTCAAGACGATGCAGGGACACCATGTGACCCGCAAGGCCGGCTGGGACTGCCACGGCCTGCCGGTCGAGCTGGCCGTGGAGAAGGAGCTGGGCTTCACCGGCAAGCAGGACATCGAGGCGTACGGCATCGCCGAGTTCAACGCGAAGTGCCGCGAGTCGGTGACCCGGCACACCGACGCCTTCGCCGAGCTGACCGAGCGCATGGGCTACTGGGTGGACCTGGAGGACGCCTACCGGACCATGGACCCCTCCTACATCGAGTCCGTGTGGTGGTCGCTCCAGCAGATCTTCGGCAAGGGCCTGCTGGTCCAGGACTACCGGGTGGCCCCCTGGTGTCCCCGCGACCAGACCAGCCTCTCCGACCACGAGCTGGCGCAGGGCTACGAGAACATCGTCGACCCGTCGGTCTATGTGCGCTTCCCGCTGACCTCGGGCCCGCTGGCCGGTCAAGCGGCACTGCTGGTGTGGACCACCACCCCCTGGACGCTGGTCTCCAACACCGCGGTGGCCGCGCACCCGGACGTCACCTACGTCGTCGCCACCGACGGCACCGAGCAGCTGGTCGTCGCCGAGCAGCTGGTCGGCAAGGCGCTGGGCGAAGGATGGACGCCGACCGGGCAGACCTTCACCGGGCGCGAGATGGAGCGCTGGACATACCAGCGGCCGTTCGCCTTCGTCGACATCCCGGACGCGCACTATGTGCTCAACGCCGAGTACGTCACCACCGAGGACGGCACCGGTCTGGTCCACCAGTCCCCCGCCTTCGGCGAGGAGGACCTCAAAGCCTGCCGCGCCTACGGCCTGCCGGTGGTCAACCCGGTGCGCCTGGACGGCACCTTCGAGCCCGAGGTGCCGCTGGTCGGCGGGGTCTTCTTCAAGAAGGCCGACGAGGCGCTGGTCGCCGAGCTGGCGGCCACCGGACGGCTCTTCCGGCACGTGCCCTACGAGCACAGCTACCCGCACTGCTGGCGCTGCCACACCGCGCTGCTCTACTACGCCCAGCCGTCCTGGTACATCAGGACCACCGCGGTCAAGGACGCGCTGCTGCGGGAGAACGAGCGGACCAACTGGTACCCGGAGAACGTCAAGCACGGCCGCTACGGCGACTGGCTCGACAACAACGTCGACTGGGCGCTGTCCCGCAACCGCTACTGGGGCACCCCGCTGCCCATCTGGCGCTGTGCCGACGGCCACCTGACCTGCGTCGGCTCGCTCACCGAACTCTCCGAGCTGACCGGCGCCGACCAGTCCGGGCTCGACCCGCACCGCCCCTTCATCGACGCGGTCACCTTCCCCTGCCCGACCTGCTCGGCCACCGCGACCCGGGTACCCGAAGTGATCGACGCCTGGTACGACTCGGGCTCGATGCCGTTCGCGCAGTGGGGCTACCCGTACCGCAACAAGGACGTCTTCGAGCGGACGTACCCGGCGCAGTTCATCTCCGAGGCGATCGACCAGACCCGCGGCTGGTTCTACACGCTGATGGCGATTGGCACGGTGGTCTTCGACCGGTCGTCGTACGAGAACGTGGTCTGCCTCGGCCACATCCTCGCCGAGGACGGCCGCAAGATGTCCAAGCACCTGGGCAACATCCTGCAGCCGATCCCGCTGATGGACCAGCACGGGGCCGACGCGGTCCGCTGGTTCATGGCGGCCGGCGGCTCCCCGTGGGCGGCCCGCCGGGTCGGCCACAACACCATCCAGGAAGTGGTCCGCAAGACCCTGCTCACCTACTGGAACACGGTCGCCTTCCAGGCGCTGTACGCCCGCACCGCGGGCTGGGCGCCGAGCGCGGCCGACCCGGCGCTCGGGGAGCGCCCGCTGCTCGACCGCTGGCTGGCCGGTGAGCTCAACGTGCTGGTGCGGGACGTCACGCAGGCGCTGGAGTCCTTCGACACCCAGCGCGCCGGCAAGCTGCTCTCCGCCTTCGTGGACGACCTCTCCAACTGGTACGTGCGCAGGTCCCGGCGGCGGTTCTGGCAGGGGGACGCGGCGGCGCTGCGGACCCTGCACGACGTGGTCGAGACGGTGACCCGGCTGATGGCGCCGCTGGTGCCGTTCATCACCGAGCGGGTCTGGCAGGACCTGGTGGTCCCGGTCGTGCCGGACGCGCCCGACTCCGTGCATCTGGCCTCCTGGCCCGAGGTGGCGGCGGACCGGATCGACCCGGCGCTGTCCGAACGGATGCATTTGGTGCGGCGGCTGGTGGAACTGGGCCGCGCGACCCGGGCGGAGTCCGGGGTCAAGACCCGGCAGCCGCTGTCGCGGGCGCTGGTCGCCGCGGCGGGCTTCGGGGAGCTCTCGGAGGAGTTGCGGGCGCAGGTCGCCGAGGAGCTGAACGTCTCCACGCTGGCCTCGCTCTCCGAGGTGGGCGGTTCGCTCGTCGACACCTCGGCGAAGGCGAACTTCCGGGCGCTGGGGAAGCGGTTCGGCAAGGGGGTCCAGGCGGTCGCCGCGGCGGTGGCCGCGGCGGACGCGGCGGCGTTGTCGGCGGACCTGCGCGAACACGGCAAGGCGACGGTCACCGTCGACGGGGACGTGGTGACTCTCACACCGGACGAGGTGATCATCACCGAAACCCCGCGCGAGGGCTGGTCGGTCGCCTCCGACTCCGGCGCGACGGTCGCCCTCGACCTGGACATCACCCCGGCCCTCCGCCTGGCGGGCCTGGCCCGCGACGCGATCCGGCTGATCCAGGAGGCCCGGAAAAACTCGGGGCTGGACGTAGCCGACCGGATCGCGGTGCGCTACGGCGCGGCGAGCCCGGAGCTGGCGTCGGCCCTGTCGGCCCACGCGGGCCTGATCGCCGAGGAGGTCCTCGCCACCGACTTCGCCGAGGGCGCCCCCGCCCCGGACTTCGGGCCCGCCTTCACCGACGAGCCGCTGGGCCTCACCTTCCACCTCCGCAAGTCCTGA